The Proteiniphilum propionicum genome contains the following window.
TCCATCTAAATACAAAGTAAATGAATTACTTTTTTTACATTGAGGGCAAACAGTTCTGCTCTCTTTCCCTGTGTAGGGTCTCAAATATGGCTGTTTGTACATTTTCATCATCTTTTTATTCATTATCAAAAGTTAAACATGGCTCCTGCAAAGGGTTTGCGTTTGGTGCAGGTTGGTGCGCCCCATAGAAAAGAACCTAACCCAAAGGTATGGTGCAGGTTAGGGCACCCCCCTATATAAAGGGGTGCACTGAACCATACTGTTGCCCCATTGATTAAACCATTGAGTATATTGTAGCATTTCCCTTTTTTTTCCATTTGACTAAACCCTCGCTTTTAAAGTGTGCAACAAAATTTTTTGCTCTCTTCTCTACAATATCATAAGCATTTTCAACCGCCAGAACAAAATCACCGTATTTCATTTGAGGCTCCTTTGTGAACATCCGTTCAAGTATGCCTGCGTGCTGTTCGTTATCCCAATCGGTCGGCTGTTTAGCTTTTTCCCTGCCTGTCTCTGTTTTAAGTGCATCAGCATCATTATCAGATAAAATGTAAGGCAATCCCTCCTCATCAATGCCAAAAACAATAGGTTTAAACTCCCTGTCTCTGGTAGCTATTGGCTCAATTGTTGAATAATCCTCATTCTTTTCTAATTTATTCACCCCTAAAACCGTCAAACTCTTATTCATTAATTCAGTGCCTACGTGTCCACGTGCATTATTGTCACCCTTGTTCATGTGAAGGATGCAATTAATATGTATCATTCTTTCAGTGCTCCATTTAAGTAGCTTACTGGTTATCATGGTGGCTTGCTCCTCATCATTTATTGAGGTTATTAAGTCGCGAATCCCATCAATAACCACAAATCCCAAATTTGGGGTATTGTAAATCAGATATTCAATTATCTGAAGTCTTTCTTGTGGTGTAAATGGTCTTAGTGAGTAAACATGAAAGTTTGGTAATGTGTCATGATAATAATTTTTATCCAGTAGTCCATAAATACGCCTTGCACTCCTTTGAGCATAGTAACTGCTTTGTTCAGTATCAAATAGGATAACCGTTCGTTTATCCTCTGGCAATCCTCCTCTTATTCTGCCCTGTATGTCCGTATTACCTACAAGTGAGGCTACAAGTAAACCTGTCGCAAAGGTTTTACGGCTCTTTGCTTTACCTATTGTGGTGGAAGAGTCTCCTAATCCAAAAACTGGCTGTTCATCAATCCATAAACAGTGAGGTGGTTTTTCCGCATCAGTTTTTAAATCCAGCTTTGAGGCTTTTGCAATTTCCTGTATCTGCTCATCAGATAGCCCCTTATTGTATCCAAAATCAGCCCCATTATACGGCTGTGGTGGCATTATTGGCTGTTCTTTGAGTAGCTGTTCATTCTTAGCAATATCAGCCCCCAAAAGCTCTACAAAGTTGTTATTATCTTGCATGGCTATTTGATTTAAGGGGTGTATATTTCAGCTCACTGTCTCGTACGTACAGATACCATGCTTTATGCCCTGTTACCTCGCAATAGTTAGTACCCCAGTAGCCAATAAAGCGTCTTTCAACCAGTCTTAATATTGAGCTTCTTACCTCATTATAAGTGTACCTGTTATTTAGTTTATCCACTACCATGTTTGTAGTTGAGCTTTCTTTTAGGAATACATCGTAAACCAGCTTATCCAGATGATCGCTTGCTTTGACTGCGAGTTTTTGCCTCTTATGCCTTTTATTGTAAAGATTTTGAGTATCTTTGTTCTGCATTCCAGCGTTCAAATTTACGCCCTGTATCGGTTCGCTCTGATCGGGGCGTTTTCTTATTATAGCCATATAATTACCCCCTTTCCTTTCTGCGTGCCGAATCAGCCACGCTTTTAGTGATCTCGCTTACTTTGTCCTCTTTTCCTGATAACTGTTTGCTTATCCATTGATCCAGTTCATCACGTAAAAACACAATCTTTTTACCGCCCCATCTTTGGAATGGAATCTCTCTGTCAGCTGTCTTCTTATAAAGAGTGCTTTTCGAAATAGTTAAACCCCTTTCATTGATATAAGATAAACCCTCATCTAAAGAGAAATAATCTTTTTGCTCATCAATTGGATCAGCTACATTTGTTACCGGGATCATCTCTTTGAGTAATTCCCTTAAATCGTTCTTATTGACTAAAATTAAACTTTGCATAATTAAAATAGTTTTAGTTATTAATTTATGTAAAGTTACCCCCAGTCAAGCCCTAAAATTTCCGCTTTTTATAGGTTATTTCCACAAAAAGAAAAAAGGTTATCACGTTAAGTAACAACCTTTTAAGTGTTTTCTGTATTTTGTAAATTAGTTTAAGTTTGGGTTAAATTGTTTTAGTTTCTTTTCTATATCATTTTTCAGAGACAAATCGATTTTTTCGAAATCCATCTTTATATTTTTATACGCTTTAATTACTTCGTTTAAATCACCTAAAAAATAGATATTGTGGTTATATCCTGAACAATCGCCTTTTACAATATTTATGCTATCAACTGAATCAGAATACCAATCTTCATTCATAATACCGTTAATAACTAAACTATGTATCAGCGTTCTGATTTTACCCTTATTGCTTTTTGTTGTTATATTCCCTGAAAAATCAGCTCTTGCAACCCTATCAAAGAAATCAATTTCGTCAATATTGAACACGGGCTTTTTGCCCTGACAATAATTGTATATCAATTTAAAAAGTGAATAATCAACTTTATACTTTCGCCGTATATCAACTGACTTCGGGGCGGGTTCCGCATCATTTAAAAGATTGTTAATATCATCAATCAATAGATCAATAAATCCCCTTTTGTTAGAATACTCATCAATTAAGTTTGTGAGAAAATAACTTGAAAAATCCCCATTTTCGGGTATATTGCAAATAAAATTGCTGTTTAAAAATAGCCTGAATTCTAATTCATCTGTGGGGTGCTGTTTGCCTTCATACACTTTTACAAAGAATTCGCCTATCTTTTTAAATATGTACTTATAATTGTATGAAAGTAAGATTTTACGTGCGTTAATTAGTTGATCCTTTGATAACGAAATCAGTTCAGTTTTTGCACTATTATAAAGCCTTTTTAAATCAGCTTCATTTGTTTTGTTTATAGTGAGAAACATTTTAGATTTGAATTCTTTTAACGACTCTTTATCAATTCCCTGATCAATACGATCAGTTTCTGAAATTGTCACCAGTCCGACAAAATAATAATTTTCAGATATTACATTAATTGAATTCACTTCATTTAAAAGATCAGTAATATATTTCATAGCTGTATGTATTAAATCACGTTCATATATTTTACTTTTGAATCACCGTCAAGCTTCAGCAACAAAGAGTTATATTCAAATCGTGCGTCCCTGTCGTATGCACCAAAATAACCCTGCGTAACTGTCTGCGTGCTGTGTCCCAGTTGTTGCGATATAAAGCTTTCAGGAACACGAAGTTTATTTAATATCGTTGCGTAAGAATGGCGGGCCGTGTAGTTGTTTACTGAATCATAGTCGGGTATCATAAGAGTTCCGTCATCATGCTTCAATTCCCTGCA
Protein-coding sequences here:
- a CDS encoding AAA family ATPase; this translates as MQDNNNFVELLGADIAKNEQLLKEQPIMPPQPYNGADFGYNKGLSDEQIQEIAKASKLDLKTDAEKPPHCLWIDEQPVFGLGDSSTTIGKAKSRKTFATGLLVASLVGNTDIQGRIRGGLPEDKRTVILFDTEQSSYYAQRSARRIYGLLDKNYYHDTLPNFHVYSLRPFTPQERLQIIEYLIYNTPNLGFVVIDGIRDLITSINDEEQATMITSKLLKWSTERMIHINCILHMNKGDNNARGHVGTELMNKSLTVLGVNKLEKNEDYSTIEPIATRDREFKPIVFGIDEEGLPYILSDNDADALKTETGREKAKQPTDWDNEQHAGILERMFTKEPQMKYGDFVLAVENAYDIVEKRAKNFVAHFKSEGLVKWKKKGNATIYSMV
- a CDS encoding helix-turn-helix transcriptional regulator; amino-acid sequence: MQSLILVNKNDLRELLKEMIPVTNVADPIDEQKDYFSLDEGLSYINERGLTISKSTLYKKTADREIPFQRWGGKKIVFLRDELDQWISKQLSGKEDKVSEITKSVADSARRKERG